CTTTAGAAGCAATACTGGTACCAATACGGATTCCTTTGTACTGACCCGCTGCCACTTTATCAGTAGCTTTATCAAAATACTTACCTAATCTTGGATCTGCATAACCAGATAAATAAGACTCAATAGAAGCATTCATTCTTGTGTCTCCCCAATCCTGAGAGATAAATACCAATGGATTGCTGAATCCTACACCCAGAACTTTAACAGCCATATTATCAGCAGCAGTGGTTAACAATCCACCATTTGCAGGGTTCATTGCTTTTTCACCTTCTAACTGAGCTTTTGCAGGATCAACCTTTACCAGACGCAATGCTAATCTTAAGCGCAGTGAGTTGGCATATTTCAACCAGGTAGCCAGATTTCCATTATAAACCAGATCAAAATCACTAAAGTTGAAAGGGAGTGTCTTACCAGCAGTAACAAAGTCATTTATTTTTTTCTGCGCATCATCCAGTTCAGTGAAGAAGCTATAATAAATATCCTTTTGACTATCATAAGGATTATTCACTTTTAAACCAACAGTACTGTAAGGAATAGGACCATAGATATCAGTTATCCTGCTCATAGCAGTCACTTTAATCAGCTGGGATACTGCCCATACTGATGGATAAGTCTGGTCAATTCCGTTGTTTTTCAACTTTCTTACATTGGCCATTATATTTAAATAACCTACTTTAAAAGCCTCGCCATTCCAGCCCTGAACCATGAAATAATTCAGGTTATTATTACCACCGTTAAATGGTGTAGGAGACATGAAGTAACCCGAAAAGTTATCAGCATTTAAATTCTGCTGAACCTGGTAAGAGTTTGGATCACCACCACCAGAAAAGTTAACAACAGATCTCTGCTCCATCTGGAAGAAGAATTTCAGGTCGTTATAATCTGAGATTAATTCTTTGTCAGCAATACCTACAGGATCTGTATTGATATTTTCAAAGTTTTTTTTGCAGGAGGTGATGGTCAATACGGCCAGACACAGTGCACCCGCCACACGTAATCTGCTTGCCGGAATTGATATATTGAATTTCGTTTTCATTTTCTTTGTCTTATTATTAAAAGAACAACTGGTTACTAAAAGTTAGCGTTTAGAGAGAAGCCATAATTACGTGTAGCTGGCGGCATAAAAATATCTACACCAGAAAGCCCGTTTCCTGTTGACATACTCAACTCCGGATCAAATGGAGCTTTCTTATAGATGTAAAACAGATTTCTTCCAGTCACCGATAACTTCAGATTTTTAATGAAACCTGGTTTCATTGGTATATTATAACCAAAAGACATCTCTCTCATACGTACTACAGTTGCACTGTACATGTGCTCACTTGAAATACCTTCTCTGCCACCAACAACACTGTACCATTTCTGCGCATCTACTTTTGAAACAGGATTACCTGCCTGATCTACACCATTCACAGAAACGCCACCCTGATCACGTGCAACACCAGTTACTTTGGCAACTCCGTATTGTTCAAGCATAGATTCAGTGATAGACATTACTTTACCACCAAATTTACCATCAACCAGGAAGCTTAATGAGAAGTTTTTATAGTTGAAACTATTGCTCCATCCCAGTTGCCATCTTGGATTGGCATTACCCAGGAAAGTATTATTACCACCATCTGCTGAAGTAGGTTTTCCATCAATAATCAATACTCTTCCCTGAGCATCACGTTTTAATGAAGTACCATAGATATCACCAAATGATCCGCCTTCTTTGAATTTAGAAACATAGTTAGCACCCGAAGCACCACTTAAAGTAAACTCAGAGATCTCTGGAGAAAGCGCAAGGATTTTATTTCTGTTCATTGAATAGTTTAAGCCTGTTTTCCATTTCAGACCATCACCATTCAGTATATCATAACCAACAATTATCTCTATACCTTTATTCTGAACATTTCCGGCATTAAAATAGTATTGATTATACAAAGAAGCCTGAGAAGCATCAGCAGTAAAGAACTGATTTTTGGTATTTGTTTTATAGAACGTAAAGTCAAAATTTAAGCGGTTGTTGAAAAATCTCCACTCCGTACCAACTTCAATAGAGTTAGTACGCTCAGGTTTTAAATCTGCGAAAGAAGATCTGATTGGAGTAGAAATTCCACCACCAGCACCAAAAGAGTTCATGATGTTAGTTACGTAGTTTGGCACATCATTACCCACCTGCGCATAAGAACCACGGATTTTTGCAAAACTAACCCATTCAGGCAATTTCAGTTTTTCATTAATGATAAAGTTAATACCTACCGAAGGATAAGTGAAAGGATTACCATTAGTAAAAGCTAAAGCTGATGACCAGTCCGTACGTACAGTTGCATCTAAGTTGATCCAGTTATCAAACCCAACACTTGCACTTGCAAAAACCGAACGGATTTGTTTGTGATTATAAGTGTTACCAGAGTTTAAAGGATTTAATGCCTTGAAATTCTGAAGAACAAATTTGTTAGGGATATTCAGCCCGTCTTTTCCTGAATTAAAAGTAACACCGTTATCATAAAAATCCTGGATACTTGTACCCGCTGTTCCTGTAATTTTAAATCTGTCCAAAGGAAGATTCACATTTGCAATCACATCAGCGTATTGTTGTCTGGAGTTATTATTGGTATAAACATAACTTCCATTTTTATCTGTCAGGGTTGGTGAAGTACCAGCATAGTTCTTCATATCATAAGTGTCCGTATAAGTATCCATACTTCCACGCGCCTGAAAATCCAACCATGTGTTTACTTTATATTTAGCACTTACGCTCAGCATCAGACGATCTCTGCTTAGTTCATTCTGATTTCTGTTATTAATCCACCATGGGTTTTGCTGAATGTCTTCTGATAAGAAAGGCCAGTTCTGCGTATTCAGGTTTCTTGCAGGATCAAATTTCTCATATCCTGATTTGTACTGCTGTAAGTCTAATCCTCTCGGGAATAAATACAGTCCCGTTAAAGGATTAAAATAAAGACCAATCATTGGAGAATTCTTGATCTTCTGTCTGATATAGTTAACGTTTCCGGAAAGTGTCAGTTTATCATTAAAGAAACTTCCTGTCTCTTTCAGGTTGACGTTATGACGGCTCAACTCATTTCCTGGCTGAATACCAGATGCAGTAGTATTTGCATAAGAGAAATAAGTCTGTAATTTTTCTGAACCGGCAGACAGGCTGATCGAGTTGGTATAGCTTTGTCCTGTTCTGAAATATGATTTCAGATTATCCTGACCATTTGATATAGCAGGGCCCCAGCTCTGTGTAGAGTTTCCTGAAGTCTGGCCATAACCGTTCTGAAATTCAGGTTTGGTTGCTGCCTGATCAAGACTGAAAGTCGAGTTGAAATTAACTTTCGCTTTTCCTGCCTCACCAGATTTGGTAGTCACGATAATTACACCATTTGCAGCCTGGCTACCATATAATGCCGCTGCCGAACCACCTTTCAGTACAGATATACTAGCGATATCCTCTGGATTCAGGTTGGAGATCGGGTCACCACCATCATAAGAACCACTTCCGCCAAAGGCAGAGTTTGGCTGATTTGAAGAAGCATCTCCTGTACTTGAAACTTTCTGAGATGAGCTGCTGTTATTCATCGGAACTCCATCAATCACATAAAGTGCCTGATTACTTCCTGAGGCAGATTTACTACCCCTTAGAATTACTTTTGCAGAACCACCCACACCAGATGAACTGCGGGAAATAGTCAAACCAGCTACTTTACCATTCAGTGAGTTCACTAAGTTGGCATCTTTAGATCTGGTTAACTCATCACCAGCAACCTGCTGTGTAGCATAAGTTGTAGAACGGCTGGTTCTTTTAATACCTAAGGCCGTTACCACTACAGTATTTAATTCCTGTGTATTAGACTTCAGAACTACGTCCACAGTAGACTGACTGCCAACTGTGATTTCCTGCTTATCATATCCTACATAAGAGAAAACAAGGATCTCTCCTGCTTTAGCAGTGATACCATACTGCCCTGAAGCGTTGGTTTGCGTAACCAGCTTCGTCCCCTTTACCTGAACCGATACACCCGGTAATGTAGTTCCGGTAGCATCACGCACTGTTCCCCTCACCTCATCGGCTGCAGCGAAAGCCGGGACATTCATTAAAGGTGTTAATAGTTTAGGATGATCTGACTTTACCGTTGCAAAAGCATGCGACGATGCGTAAAGTAGTAAACATGTCAATTGTAATGTTTTTTTCATTTTTGCTGATTACAGTTAAATATTTTGGTTAGCTCTTTTGCCTTCAAAAATCCGTGAGGACAAACCCCCGTATCTTCATAAAAAAAATACGCGTTAAGGTAGAGACCCCATTTATATTGAAATTGCCTACAAGATTATCACTTTTTATTTAATAAAATCGAATTAGCAAGCGTTTAAAGTATCATAGTTTTATTACTTATATTATTTATCTTGCTGATCTTATAACTATTATTAATTCCAAAAGCCCTTGAAACCTGACTTATCTTCCTTATGGACAAAGGTTTGCGCAGAAGATGACGTAAAAGCTTTTGAAGCTTTATATTATCTTTTATTCAACCGGCTTATTAAATTCTGCATTTATTATGTAGGAAAAAAAGAAGTGGCTGAAGAGATTATTTCTGATATTCTGGTCAGATGCTGGGAAAACAGGAAGGCAGATACGGTAATTCTCAATCTGGAAACCTATCTTTTTACTGCTGTCAGGAATCAGTCTCTGAAATATCTTAAAAAAAACGCAAACATTCATCTGGTGGAAATTGAATCGTCCAATGAGTTTCAGTTTATGGATCATGCAGATCCTGAAAAAGAACTGGAGAGTAAAGAGTTGCACTATAGATTAGACCAGGCAATTGATAAGCTTCCCGCGCAAGCCAGAATCGTATTTAAGCTGATTAAAGAAAACGGGATGAAATACAAAGAGGTGGCAGAAATTCTGGAAATTTCTCCCAGAACAGTACAAACACAATTATTCAGGGCAATAGATAAATTAAGAGTGAGTCTCAGGGCCTATCACCATATTTATACACAGGGTACCAGTAGCGACAATACAACCAATTTAATAGTTTTAATATTTTTTTTACATATTTTTCAATTCTTGTAAGCAATTTTAACAAAAAAGGGTACTACTCTATACAAAGTATAAATAATGTCCAATGACTGATCAAAAATTCACTGAATTACTTAGCGAAAAACTATCGGGTGAAATCTCCGCTGGTGATGATCAGGACTTTATTGCAATGCTTGCTGCAAATGAAGATTACCGGCGTGAATACGAATCTTTATGTACTTATTTTCAGCAGCAGGATCGTCCTTATGAGAATGCAGACATTATATTCCAGCAAATAAAAAACAGAATTAACATTGTTGGTGCTGAACCTAAACCGATTTTCAGCTCAAATAAGCTTTCACGGTCATTCAGCCAATGGTATCGTATTGCAGCTATTTTCATTTTCGGACTCTGTACCTTTTTCGCCTATCAGTTTTTCAAAGCAAAAAATGTGGCGGATTCAGGTATGGAAATAGCCTGGAAAAAACAATATACCCGCAGCAGACAGACTTCTGTGTTAACACTTGCGGACGGTAGCAAAGTCACTTTAAACGCAGAAAGCGAAATTAAATACCCGGTTTCTTTCACGGGCACTAATAGAGAAGTCTATCTGGATGGTGAAGCCTTTTTCGATGTAGCTAAAGATCATCAGCATCCTTTTATAGTACATACCAGAAATATCAGTATAAAAGTACTCGGAACTGCTTTTAATGTAAAATCCTATAAAGATGAACAGGCTACTGAAACCACATTACTGAGAGGAAAAGTAGAAATCACACTCAATAAAAGACCGGAAAAACACATTTTACTGAATCCTGCAGAAAAATTCACCCTGATACATGCTTTGGACAGTACTGCAGAAAAACTTAACGGAG
This portion of the Pedobacter lusitanus genome encodes:
- a CDS encoding RagB/SusD family nutrient uptake outer membrane protein, giving the protein MKTKFNISIPASRLRVAGALCLAVLTITSCKKNFENINTDPVGIADKELISDYNDLKFFFQMEQRSVVNFSGGGDPNSYQVQQNLNADNFSGYFMSPTPFNGGNNNLNYFMVQGWNGEAFKVGYLNIMANVRKLKNNGIDQTYPSVWAVSQLIKVTAMSRITDIYGPIPYSTVGLKVNNPYDSQKDIYYSFFTELDDAQKKINDFVTAGKTLPFNFSDFDLVYNGNLATWLKYANSLRLRLALRLVKVDPAKAQLEGEKAMNPANGGLLTTAADNMAVKVLGVGFSNPLVFISQDWGDTRMNASIESYLSGYADPRLGKYFDKATDKVAAGQYKGIRIGTSIASKDDYIGYSGLNVKDGTPTFSKSSAVQLMTAAEVYFLRAEAALRGWANAGGSAQSLYESGISTSFQQYGLGDASTYFNNATNVPAAYSDPRNAVNNAPSPTSITVKWDNGATNEQKLERIITQKWIAVFPEGQEAWSEFRRTGYPKLFPVVQNNSSGTVNTAVQIRRLPFPQNERNTNSTELDKGIQLLGGPDNGGTRLWWDVAKPNF
- a CDS encoding SusC/RagA family TonB-linked outer membrane protein, whose product is MKKTLQLTCLLLYASSHAFATVKSDHPKLLTPLMNVPAFAAADEVRGTVRDATGTTLPGVSVQVKGTKLVTQTNASGQYGITAKAGEILVFSYVGYDKQEITVGSQSTVDVVLKSNTQELNTVVVTALGIKRTSRSTTYATQQVAGDELTRSKDANLVNSLNGKVAGLTISRSSSGVGGSAKVILRGSKSASGSNQALYVIDGVPMNNSSSSQKVSSTGDASSNQPNSAFGGSGSYDGGDPISNLNPEDIASISVLKGGSAAALYGSQAANGVIIVTTKSGEAGKAKVNFNSTFSLDQAATKPEFQNGYGQTSGNSTQSWGPAISNGQDNLKSYFRTGQSYTNSISLSAGSEKLQTYFSYANTTASGIQPGNELSRHNVNLKETGSFFNDKLTLSGNVNYIRQKIKNSPMIGLYFNPLTGLYLFPRGLDLQQYKSGYEKFDPARNLNTQNWPFLSEDIQQNPWWINNRNQNELSRDRLMLSVSAKYKVNTWLDFQARGSMDTYTDTYDMKNYAGTSPTLTDKNGSYVYTNNNSRQQYADVIANVNLPLDRFKITGTAGTSIQDFYDNGVTFNSGKDGLNIPNKFVLQNFKALNPLNSGNTYNHKQIRSVFASASVGFDNWINLDATVRTDWSSALAFTNGNPFTYPSVGINFIINEKLKLPEWVSFAKIRGSYAQVGNDVPNYVTNIMNSFGAGGGISTPIRSSFADLKPERTNSIEVGTEWRFFNNRLNFDFTFYKTNTKNQFFTADASQASLYNQYYFNAGNVQNKGIEIIVGYDILNGDGLKWKTGLNYSMNRNKILALSPEISEFTLSGASGANYVSKFKEGGSFGDIYGTSLKRDAQGRVLIIDGKPTSADGGNNTFLGNANPRWQLGWSNSFNYKNFSLSFLVDGKFGGKVMSITESMLEQYGVAKVTGVARDQGGVSVNGVDQAGNPVSKVDAQKWYSVVGGREGISSEHMYSATVVRMREMSFGYNIPMKPGFIKNLKLSVTGRNLFYIYKKAPFDPELSMSTGNGLSGVDIFMPPATRNYGFSLNANF
- a CDS encoding RNA polymerase sigma-70 factor, translated to MKPDLSSLWTKVCAEDDVKAFEALYYLLFNRLIKFCIYYVGKKEVAEEIISDILVRCWENRKADTVILNLETYLFTAVRNQSLKYLKKNANIHLVEIESSNEFQFMDHADPEKELESKELHYRLDQAIDKLPAQARIVFKLIKENGMKYKEVAEILEISPRTVQTQLFRAIDKLRVSLRAYHHIYTQGTSSDNTTNLIVLIFFLHIFQFL
- a CDS encoding FecR family protein; this encodes MTDQKFTELLSEKLSGEISAGDDQDFIAMLAANEDYRREYESLCTYFQQQDRPYENADIIFQQIKNRINIVGAEPKPIFSSNKLSRSFSQWYRIAAIFIFGLCTFFAYQFFKAKNVADSGMEIAWKKQYTRSRQTSVLTLADGSKVTLNAESEIKYPVSFTGTNREVYLDGEAFFDVAKDHQHPFIVHTRNISIKVLGTAFNVKSYKDEQATETTLLRGKVEITLNKRPEKHILLNPAEKFTLIHALDSTAEKLNGEIYRITPLTYYKDDKDAILETSWMNNKLLFRNESFSLLSMRLSRWYGVNFIFKSGKLKDDKFTGEFEKESLTEALKALQSITPFEYKIQGKTIYIYPANSYR